Genomic window (Eremothecium sinecaudum strain ATCC 58844 chromosome VI, complete sequence):
GGATATGTGCGCGTCATAACTTTGATTCTGTCGTGCTTTTTGATGAAAAACCACCCCATATGGACTTCTGCCGTATATGGTATCTCCTGCCTCCTGGATGCGCTAGATGGTACCATGGCCAGAAAGTATTCTCAAACGAGTCGGTTTGGGTCGGTTTTAGATATGGTGACAGATAGGTCGACGACAAATGCTTTGATATGTTTCCTTTGTTTGATATATCCAAAATTAACTCCTCTGTTCCAAGTGTTGATAGCGTTGGATTTATCTAGTCACTACATGCATATGTATGCGTCATTGAGTTGCGGGGAAGAGTCGCATAAGACAATAGAAAAAGACCAATGGCTTCTACATCTCTATTACTCGAGCAGAACTG
Coding sequences:
- the PIS1 gene encoding CDP-diacylglycerol--inositol 3-phosphatidyltransferase (Syntenic homolog of Ashbya gossypii AAR037W; Syntenic homolog of Saccharomyces cerevisiae YPR113W (PIS1)); translated protein: MTVTAKNVLCYVPNKIGYVRVITLILSCFLMKNHPIWTSAVYGISCLLDALDGTMARKYSQTSRFGSVLDMVTDRSTTNALICFLCLIYPKLTPLFQVLIALDLSSHYMHMYASLSCGEESHKTIEKDQWLLHLYYSSRTVLFIICFFNELFYFGVYLSGFPQLPHIKVPFHSEPVHFGSLIAVFCLPGYVFKQIANIVQLNRASVLLARLDARDATQRLRCTDSKQE